A genomic window from Denticeps clupeoides chromosome 11, fDenClu1.1, whole genome shotgun sequence includes:
- the LOC114799712 gene encoding beta-galactoside alpha-2,6-sialyltransferase 1-like, with translation MCDKTREEPPLPGDALEEPSTMQGSLQRQCFLLTFILTAASYTLFNLSRPAAGDFEGHGSRQEDAPPVDIRQAVRGRPRGWFGVRPRVRGRSGERSRKEIMCALKKQVPLSVVKLGDGPFSGDEWERSFPSKSLEETLGPLRSCAVVTSAGALLNSGLGPEIDSHDAVLRFNSATTDGYSVDVGNKTTLRLVNSKVVVKSWDAFSSSHLYQTGVLLVWDPAPYSRNLTDWYKKPDFDFFKSYQKYRQLHPDQPFYILSPSYHWNLWDVIQDNTVLNLVFNPPSTGMQGIALMMNLCEKVNVYEFLPSHRKTSLCHYYEKHKTYCTYGGYHPLTFEKSLVKRLNQGTSEDVLSLGRVTLSGLSQITCP, from the exons ATGTGCGATAAGACTCGGGAGGAGCCTCCGCTGCCCGGCGATGCGCTGGAGGAGCCTTCAACCATGCAGGGGAGCCTCCAGCGGCAGTGCTTTCTCCTGACCTTCATCCTCACCGCCGCATCCTACACGCTCTTCAACCTCAGCCGGCCCGCCGCCGGGGACTTCGAGGGACACGGCTCCCGCCAAGAGGACGCGCCGCCTGTGGACATTCGCCAGGCGGTCCGGGGGAGGCCGAGGGGATGGTTCGGCGTCCGGCCGAGGGTGAGAGGGCGCAGCGGGGAGCGGAGCCGGAAGGAGATCATGTGTGCGCTGAAGAAGCAGGTCCCTCTCAGCGTCGTGAAGCTGGGAGATGGGCCGTTTTCAGGGGACGAGTGGGAGAGGAGCTTTCCCTCAAAAAGCCTGGAGGAAACCCTGGGTCCTCTGAGGAGCTGCGCTGTGGTCACGTCTGCAGGAGCTTTACTCAACTCGGGACTGGGACCGGAGATTG ACTCCCATGATGCCGTGCTTCGCTTTAACTCCGCAACAACGGACGGTTACAGTGTAGATGTGGGGAACAAGACCACCCTCCGCCTGGTAAACTCCAAG GTCGTGGTGAAGAGCTGGGACGCCTTCTCCAGTTCGCATCTCTATCAGACGGGGGTTCTGCTCGTGTGGGACCCGGCGCCTTACTCCAGAAACCTGACAGAC TGGTACAAGAAGCCAGACTTTGACTTCTTCAAGTCCTACCAGAAGTATCGGCAGCTCCATCCCGACCAGCCGTTCTACATCCTGAGCCCCTCCTATCACTGGAACCTCTGGGATGTGATTCAGGACAACACTgttttgaacctggtcttcaaCCCGCCTTCTACCGGAATGCAAG GCATTGCCCTGATGATGAACCTCTGCGAGAAGGTGAACGTCTACGAGTTCCTGCCCTCGCACAGGAAGACCAGCCTGTGCCACTACTACGAGAAGCACAAGACCTACTGCACGTATGGAGGTTACCACCCGCTGACCTTCGAAAAGAGCCTCGTCAAGCGCCTCAACCAAGGCACCAGTGAAGATGTCCTCTCGTTGGGACGGGTCACGCTGAGTGGACTGTCGCAGATAACGTGTCCGTAA
- the LOC114799711 gene encoding beta-galactoside alpha-2,6-sialyltransferase 1-like, whose translation MLFTYFLCALALSVTMSLFLYMPHGGLHTFTDRHVPETDQPAACPPRTGNVSGDVRGKPSGYFGVRRMVGGRSGNRTRKEIMCALKKQVPLSVMKLGDGPFSGDEWERSFPSKSLEETLGPLRSCAVVTSAGALLNSGLGPEIDSHDAVIRFNSATTTGYSQDVGNKTTIRLVNSKLVVLQWNKFFRSPDYKTGTLIVWDPAPYSKNLTQWYKKPDFKFFKLYQQYRKLFPEQPFYILGPAFHWNLWDVIQDNSVPNIVPNPPSTGMQGIAVMMNLCEKVSVYEFLPSHRRTSLCHYYEKHRSWSCTVGSYHPMKFEKLLIGRINQGSDEDIAALGKVTLNGLSQEKCPEKCP comes from the exons ATGCTTTTCACGTATTTCCTCTGCGCCCTCGCCCTGTCCGTCACCATGAGCCTGTTTTTATACATGCCACACGGTGGCCTCCACACCTTCACTGACAGACACGTACCAGAGACAGACCAGCCGGCGGCCTGTCCTCCCAGGACCGGGAACGTCTCAGGGGACGTCAGAGGGAAGCCGTCCGGCTACTTTGGCGTGAGACGGATGGTGGGAGGTCGCAGTGGGAATCGGACTCGGAAGGAGATCATGTGTGCGCTGAAGAAGCAGGTCCCTCTCAGCGTCATGAAGCTGGGAGATGGGCCGTTTTCAGGGGACGAGTGGGAGAGGAGCTTTCCTTCAAAAAGCCTGGAAGAAACCCTGGGTCCTCTGAGGAGCTGCGCTGTGGTCACGTCTGCAGGAGCTTTACTCAACTCGGGACTGGGACCGGAGATTG ACTCCCACGATGCCGTAATCCGGTTTAATTCTGCAACAACTACTGGCTACAGCCAGGATGTAGGGAATAAAACTACAATCCGTCTGGTCAACTCCAAG TTAGTGGTTCTGCAGTGGAACAAGTTCTTCAGATCTCCTGATTACAAGACGGGGACTCTGATCGTCTGGGATCCAGCTCCTTACTCGAAGAACCTGACACAA TGGTATAAGAAACCAGATTTTAAATTCTTCAAGCTCTACCAGCAGTATCGTAAACTGTTCCCAGAACAGCCCTTCTACATCCTGGGTCCAGCCTTCCACTGGAACCTCTGGGATGTGATTCAGGACAATTCCGTCCCCAATATTGTACCGAATCCTCCATCCACCGGCATGCAAG GCATTGCTGTGATGATGAACCTCTGTGAGAAGGTCAGCGTGTACGAGTTCCTGCCATCGCACAGGAGGACCAGCCTCTGCCACTACTACGAGAAGCACCGCAGCTGGAGCTGTACTGTAGGAAGCTACCATCCCATGAAGTTCGAAAAGCTGCTAATCGGCCGTATTAATCAGGGAAGCGATGAGGATATTGCAGCTCTGGGGAAAGTGACGTTAAATGGACTTTCGCAGGAGAAGTGTCCTGAGAAATGTCCCTAA